In the genome of Bacteroidota bacterium, one region contains:
- a CDS encoding DUF5615 family PIN-like protein — MKLLINEDIPKASIVTLQNTGYNIRQAKGLKDKELLAIAISQKRIIVTFDGGIGDKILNGNLSFPSGIIKLSISTFNEISPAQLLIKLFETTKIQFENHFTVICDKYVKQRCFSSFQGNHV, encoded by the coding sequence ATGAAACTTTTGATAAATGAAGACATTCCTAAAGCAAGTATTGTAACTTTACAAAATACAGGTTATAATATTCGTCAAGCTAAAGGACTTAAAGATAAAGAATTACTTGCAATTGCTATTTCTCAAAAACGAATTATAGTTACTTTTGATGGAGGAATTGGGGATAAAATATTAAATGGAAATCTTTCTTTTCCGTCAGGAATAATCAAGTTGTCTATTTCTACATTTAATGAAATATCACCTGCACAGCTACTAATCAAATTATTTGAAACAACTAAAATTCAGTTTGAAAATCACTTTACGGTTATTTGTGATAAATATGTAAAACAAAGATGCTTTAGCTCTT
- a CDS encoding DUF433 domain-containing protein, giving the protein MKIDWHDYIVTDKDIIDGKPIFNGTRLSVEFITGLFASGWSKKEILKNYPKLKEKNLQAMNIFIYECMKDSLMFKLPK; this is encoded by the coding sequence ATGAAAATTGATTGGCACGACTACATTGTTACGGATAAAGATATTATTGATGGTAAACCCATTTTTAATGGTACACGATTATCGGTTGAATTTATTACAGGACTTTTTGCATCAGGATGGTCAAAAAAAGAAATTCTCAAAAATTATCCTAAGCTTAAAGAAAAAAACCTTCAAGCAATGAATATCTTCATTTACGAATGTATGAAAGATAGTTTAATGTTTAAATTACCAAAATAA